A DNA window from Drosophila biarmipes strain raj3 chromosome 2R, RU_DBia_V1.1, whole genome shotgun sequence contains the following coding sequences:
- the LOC108022630 gene encoding high affinity cAMP-specific and IBMX-insensitive 3',5'-cyclic phosphodiesterase 8 isoform X3: protein MGCSPSTLPAPSSASAAASGQTGERGSLPLDASEKDESRLFCIKLRRTRLRRFGSCGNVTLQPPSDGNGSSAGDNLVGQVLLNPLQTKSEADYEKLSTGKKDSIVTVAALGNFTHSVVRRATGSTGTSGTSSSGGGNSRPGHRKSSLALTPEDEPMDVYQRNLMDLKYPTVLPPNPPLKALLVFHKSDSICEAVTAACQRHQLDVTLVRSKEEALDTLQKSYATAQCYHLIIIDARSTKNLDAEHIARTIRHTHGHHLTTIIAVCKKSFFEKDDVLIALLDAGVNRCVAETTNLAMCSVELKQILHSIIRPHNVMSTQQALYTALHRLKEVVLITDDLLRIQYANRATERLLNMRLDEIISKQLEDIFVSDLSTISEQCKNIKEFDGILTVRRKSQEGIPMHVRVVPVACIGSAPTHLIFNFDVPGGQMDFIATLPQPKEAPRGSLHSVRRCSFDVRSIASDGLRRTSLAKLTSLPLEAPITKIINLLSQVQENCSADEARLIDKVLEFLKREGLYSPQMKEIRTDDPIATDLIGALLTGPSVYSSRRSSNDSIIRTGSSTRTASIVPAKMKSNPIIMELLDESLSWDFDIFKLEEITDYHPLLYLGMEMFRRFDVFATLNIDENVCKAWLAVIEAHYRKSNTYHNSTHAADVMQATGAFITQLTNKDMHVMDRMEEATALIAAAAHDVDHPGRSSAFLCNSNDALAVLYNDLTVLENHHAAITFKLTLGDDKINIFKNLDKETYKSARSTIIDMILATEMTRHFEHLAKFVSVFGGEEPREHNPQTDEETSILMRRMLIKVADVSNPARPIQFCIEWARRIAEEYFMQTDEEKQRHLPIVMPMFDRATCSIPKSQIGFIEYIIQDMMHAWESFIDMPQLITYMQMNYSQWKKYDEQGVNTLAEIMAKQPPVGKMANSK from the exons ATGGGCTGCTCGCCAAGTACCCTGCCCGccccctcctccgcctccgccgccgcctctgGCCAGACGGGCGAGCGAGGATCCCTGCCGCTGGACGCCTCTGAGAAGGACGAGAGCCGGCTGTTCTGCATCAAGCTGAGGCGCACCCGCCTGCGCCGCTTCGGCAGCTGCGGCAACGTGACCCTGCAGCCACCCAGCGACGGCAACGGGAGCTCGGCGGGCGACAACCTCGTCGGCCAGGTGCTCCTCAATCCGCTGCAGACCAAGAGCGAGGCCGACTACGAAAAG CTGAGCACCGGCAAGAAGGACTCGATTGTGACGGTGGCCGCCCTCGGGAACTTCACACACAGCGTGGTGCGACGGGCCACGGGAA GCACAGGCACATCGGGCACCAGCTCATCCGGCGGCGGAAACAGCCGTCCAGGTCACCGCAAGTCATCGCTCGCCCTAACCCCGGAAGATGAGCCGATGGACGTCTACCAG CGAAATCTCATGGACCTGAAGTATCCAACCGTACTACCACCGAATCCCCCACTTAAG GCCCTTCTGGTTTTCCACAAGTCGGACAGCATCTGCGAGGCGGTCACCGCGGCCTGCCAGCGCCACCAGCTGGACGTAACGCTGGTCAGGTCCAAGGAGGAGGCGCTGGACACCCTGCAGAAGTCGTATGCCACCGCCCAGTGCTACCACCTAATCATAATTGATGCGCGTTCCACCAAGAACCTGGATGCGGAGCACATTGCCAG AACCATACGTCACACACACGGCCACCATTTAACGACAATAATTGCAGTCTGCAAGAAGAG TTTCTTCGAAAAGGATGATGTGCTAATTGCTCTATTGGACGCTGGCGTTAATAGA TGCGTAGCTGAGACGACCAACCTGGCCATGTGCAGTGTGGAACTGAAGCAGATACTGCACTCCATCATCCGGCCGCACAATGTCATGTCCACTCAACAG GCCCTCTACACGGCGCTCCATCGGCTGAAGGAGGTGGTGCTCATCACGGACGACTTGCTGAGGATTCAGTACGCCAACCGTGCCACCGAGAGGCTGCTCAACATGCGGCTG GACGAGATCATTAGCAAGCAGCTGGAGGACATATTCGTGTCGGACCTGTCCACCATCAGCGAGCAGTGCAAGAACATCAAGGAGTTCGACGGCATCCTGACGGTGCGCAGGAAGAGCCAGGAGGGGATTCCCATGCACGTGCGCGTGGTGCCGGTGGCCTGCATAGGAAG CGCACCCACGCACCTGATTTTCAACTTTGATGTGCCCGGCGGGCAGATGGACTTCATAGCCACGCTGCCGCAGCCCAAGGAGGCGCCGCGGGGCTCGCTGCACTCGGTGCGGCGGTGCAGCTTCGATGTGCGCTCCATCGCCTCGGACGGACTGCGAAGGACCAGCCTGGCCAAGCTGACGTCGCTGCCGCTGGAGGCGCCCATCACTAAA ATAATCAATTTACTATCACAAGTACAGGAGAATTGTTCGGCCGATGAGGCGCGTCTCATCGACAAGGTCTTGGAGTTCCTGAAGCGCGAGGGACTCTACAGTCCGCAAATGAAGGAGATACGGACGGACGACCCCATAGCCACCGACCTGATTGGTGCCCTGCTGACG GGACCCAGCGTGTACTCCTCGCGCCGCAGCTCGAATGACTCCATCATACGCACTGGCAGCTCCACAAGAACGGCCTCCATAGTGCCCGCCAAAATGAAG TCCAACCCCATCATCATGGAACTACTTGACGAATCTCTCAGCTGGGACTTTGACATCTTCAAACTGGAGGAGATCACCGACTACCACCCGCTGCTCTATCTGGGCATGGAGATGTTCCGCCGCTTCGACGTCTTCGCCACCCTGAACATCGATGAGAACGTTTGCAAGGCCTGGCTGGCCGTCATCGAGGCCCACTACCGCAAGAGCAACACATATCACAACAGCACCCATGCCGCGGATGTCATGCAG GCCACAGGCGCCTTCATCACCCAGTTGACCAACAAGGACATGCATGTGATGGATCGCATGGAGGAGGCGACCGCTCTCATTGCCGCCGCTGCCCACGATGTGGATCATCCGGGCCGCTCGTCCGCCTTCCTGTGCAACTCCAACGACGCCCTGGCCGTGCTGTACAACGATCTGACAGTGCTGGAGAACCATCATGCGGCTATTACCTTTAAGCTAACCCTGG GCGACGACAAGATCAACATTTTCAAGAACCTGGACAAGGAGACGTACAAGTCGGCCCGCAGCACCATCATCGACATGATCCTGGCCACCGAGATGACCCGCCACTTTGAGCACCTGGCCAAGTTCGTGAGCGTGTTCGGAGGCGAGGAGCCGCGTGAG CACAATCCCCAGACGGACGAGGAGACGTCCATACTCATGCGCCGCATGCTGATCAAGGTGGCCGATGTGAGCAATCCCGCCCGGCCGATCCAGTTCTGCATCGAGTGGGCCCGCCGCATCGCCGAGGAGTACTTCATGCAGACGGACGAGGAGAAGCAGCGCCACCTGCCCATCGTGATGCCGATGTTCGACCGGGCCACCTGCAGCATACCAAAGAGCCAGATCGGCTTCATCGAATACATCATACAGGACATGATGCACGCCTGGGAGA GCTTTATAGACATGCCGCAGCTGATCACCTACATGCAGATGAACTACTCGCAGTGGAAGAAGTACGACGAGCAGGGCGTCAACACGCTGGCCGAGATCATGGCCAAGCAGCCGCCGGTGGGCAAGATGGCCAACTCCAAATAG
- the LOC108022630 gene encoding high affinity cAMP-specific and IBMX-insensitive 3',5'-cyclic phosphodiesterase 8 isoform X4 produces the protein MGCSPSTLPAPSSASAAASGQTGERGSLPLDASEKDESRLFCIKLRRTRLRRFGSCGNVTLQPPSDGNGSSAGDNLVGQVLLNPLQTKSEADYEKLSTGKKDSIVTVAALGNFTHSVVRRATGSTGTSGTSSSGGGNSRPGHRKSSLALTPEDEPMDVYQRNLMDLKYPTVLPPNPPLKALLVFHKSDSICEAVTAACQRHQLDVTLVRSKEEALDTLQKSYATAQCYHLIIIDARSTKNLDAEHIARTIRHTHGHHLTTIIAVCKKSFFEKDDVLIALLDAGVNRCVAETTNLAMCSVELKQILHSIIRPHNVMSTQQALYTALHRLKEVVLITDDLLRIQYANRATERLLNMRLDEIISKQLEDIFVSDLSTISEQCKNIKEFDGILTVRRKSQEGIPMHVRVVPVACIGSAPTHLIFNFDVPGGQMDFIATLPQPKEAPRGSLHSVRRCSFDVRSIASDGLRRTSLAKLTSLPLEAPITKENCSADEARLIDKVLEFLKREGLYSPQMKEIRTDDPIATDLIGALLTGPSVYSSRRSSNDSIIRTGSSTRTASIVPAKMKSNPIIMELLDESLSWDFDIFKLEEITDYHPLLYLGMEMFRRFDVFATLNIDENVCKAWLAVIEAHYRKSNTYHNSTHAADVMQATGAFITQLTNKDMHVMDRMEEATALIAAAAHDVDHPGRSSAFLCNSNDALAVLYNDLTVLENHHAAITFKLTLGDDKINIFKNLDKETYKSARSTIIDMILATEMTRHFEHLAKFVSVFGGEEPREHNPQTDEETSILMRRMLIKVADVSNPARPIQFCIEWARRIAEEYFMQTDEEKQRHLPIVMPMFDRATCSIPKSQIGFIEYIIQDMMHAWESFIDMPQLITYMQMNYSQWKKYDEQGVNTLAEIMAKQPPVGKMANSK, from the exons ATGGGCTGCTCGCCAAGTACCCTGCCCGccccctcctccgcctccgccgccgcctctgGCCAGACGGGCGAGCGAGGATCCCTGCCGCTGGACGCCTCTGAGAAGGACGAGAGCCGGCTGTTCTGCATCAAGCTGAGGCGCACCCGCCTGCGCCGCTTCGGCAGCTGCGGCAACGTGACCCTGCAGCCACCCAGCGACGGCAACGGGAGCTCGGCGGGCGACAACCTCGTCGGCCAGGTGCTCCTCAATCCGCTGCAGACCAAGAGCGAGGCCGACTACGAAAAG CTGAGCACCGGCAAGAAGGACTCGATTGTGACGGTGGCCGCCCTCGGGAACTTCACACACAGCGTGGTGCGACGGGCCACGGGAA GCACAGGCACATCGGGCACCAGCTCATCCGGCGGCGGAAACAGCCGTCCAGGTCACCGCAAGTCATCGCTCGCCCTAACCCCGGAAGATGAGCCGATGGACGTCTACCAG CGAAATCTCATGGACCTGAAGTATCCAACCGTACTACCACCGAATCCCCCACTTAAG GCCCTTCTGGTTTTCCACAAGTCGGACAGCATCTGCGAGGCGGTCACCGCGGCCTGCCAGCGCCACCAGCTGGACGTAACGCTGGTCAGGTCCAAGGAGGAGGCGCTGGACACCCTGCAGAAGTCGTATGCCACCGCCCAGTGCTACCACCTAATCATAATTGATGCGCGTTCCACCAAGAACCTGGATGCGGAGCACATTGCCAG AACCATACGTCACACACACGGCCACCATTTAACGACAATAATTGCAGTCTGCAAGAAGAG TTTCTTCGAAAAGGATGATGTGCTAATTGCTCTATTGGACGCTGGCGTTAATAGA TGCGTAGCTGAGACGACCAACCTGGCCATGTGCAGTGTGGAACTGAAGCAGATACTGCACTCCATCATCCGGCCGCACAATGTCATGTCCACTCAACAG GCCCTCTACACGGCGCTCCATCGGCTGAAGGAGGTGGTGCTCATCACGGACGACTTGCTGAGGATTCAGTACGCCAACCGTGCCACCGAGAGGCTGCTCAACATGCGGCTG GACGAGATCATTAGCAAGCAGCTGGAGGACATATTCGTGTCGGACCTGTCCACCATCAGCGAGCAGTGCAAGAACATCAAGGAGTTCGACGGCATCCTGACGGTGCGCAGGAAGAGCCAGGAGGGGATTCCCATGCACGTGCGCGTGGTGCCGGTGGCCTGCATAGGAAG CGCACCCACGCACCTGATTTTCAACTTTGATGTGCCCGGCGGGCAGATGGACTTCATAGCCACGCTGCCGCAGCCCAAGGAGGCGCCGCGGGGCTCGCTGCACTCGGTGCGGCGGTGCAGCTTCGATGTGCGCTCCATCGCCTCGGACGGACTGCGAAGGACCAGCCTGGCCAAGCTGACGTCGCTGCCGCTGGAGGCGCCCATCACTAAA GAGAATTGTTCGGCCGATGAGGCGCGTCTCATCGACAAGGTCTTGGAGTTCCTGAAGCGCGAGGGACTCTACAGTCCGCAAATGAAGGAGATACGGACGGACGACCCCATAGCCACCGACCTGATTGGTGCCCTGCTGACG GGACCCAGCGTGTACTCCTCGCGCCGCAGCTCGAATGACTCCATCATACGCACTGGCAGCTCCACAAGAACGGCCTCCATAGTGCCCGCCAAAATGAAG TCCAACCCCATCATCATGGAACTACTTGACGAATCTCTCAGCTGGGACTTTGACATCTTCAAACTGGAGGAGATCACCGACTACCACCCGCTGCTCTATCTGGGCATGGAGATGTTCCGCCGCTTCGACGTCTTCGCCACCCTGAACATCGATGAGAACGTTTGCAAGGCCTGGCTGGCCGTCATCGAGGCCCACTACCGCAAGAGCAACACATATCACAACAGCACCCATGCCGCGGATGTCATGCAG GCCACAGGCGCCTTCATCACCCAGTTGACCAACAAGGACATGCATGTGATGGATCGCATGGAGGAGGCGACCGCTCTCATTGCCGCCGCTGCCCACGATGTGGATCATCCGGGCCGCTCGTCCGCCTTCCTGTGCAACTCCAACGACGCCCTGGCCGTGCTGTACAACGATCTGACAGTGCTGGAGAACCATCATGCGGCTATTACCTTTAAGCTAACCCTGG GCGACGACAAGATCAACATTTTCAAGAACCTGGACAAGGAGACGTACAAGTCGGCCCGCAGCACCATCATCGACATGATCCTGGCCACCGAGATGACCCGCCACTTTGAGCACCTGGCCAAGTTCGTGAGCGTGTTCGGAGGCGAGGAGCCGCGTGAG CACAATCCCCAGACGGACGAGGAGACGTCCATACTCATGCGCCGCATGCTGATCAAGGTGGCCGATGTGAGCAATCCCGCCCGGCCGATCCAGTTCTGCATCGAGTGGGCCCGCCGCATCGCCGAGGAGTACTTCATGCAGACGGACGAGGAGAAGCAGCGCCACCTGCCCATCGTGATGCCGATGTTCGACCGGGCCACCTGCAGCATACCAAAGAGCCAGATCGGCTTCATCGAATACATCATACAGGACATGATGCACGCCTGGGAGA GCTTTATAGACATGCCGCAGCTGATCACCTACATGCAGATGAACTACTCGCAGTGGAAGAAGTACGACGAGCAGGGCGTCAACACGCTGGCCGAGATCATGGCCAAGCAGCCGCCGGTGGGCAAGATGGCCAACTCCAAATAG
- the LOC108022630 gene encoding high affinity cAMP-specific and IBMX-insensitive 3',5'-cyclic phosphodiesterase 8 isoform X5 — protein sequence MIISSQPNLAGSATTTITTATMTTGAHMGQESAPGTCSCGAVGAGVEVGVAPALGTRQSPSPPSPETSTSKTPSSSRDSLTRPASESELNVGTGTSGTSSSGGGNSRPGHRKSSLALTPEDEPMDVYQRNLMDLKYPTVLPPNPPLKALLVFHKSDSICEAVTAACQRHQLDVTLVRSKEEALDTLQKSYATAQCYHLIIIDARSTKNLDAEHIARTIRHTHGHHLTTIIAVCKKSFFEKDDVLIALLDAGVNRCVAETTNLAMCSVELKQILHSIIRPHNVMSTQQALYTALHRLKEVVLITDDLLRIQYANRATERLLNMRLDEIISKQLEDIFVSDLSTISEQCKNIKEFDGILTVRRKSQEGIPMHVRVVPVACIGSAPTHLIFNFDVPGGQMDFIATLPQPKEAPRGSLHSVRRCSFDVRSIASDGLRRTSLAKLTSLPLEAPITKIINLLSQVQENCSADEARLIDKVLEFLKREGLYSPQMKEIRTDDPIATDLIGALLTGPSVYSSRRSSNDSIIRTGSSTRTASIVPAKMKSNPIIMELLDESLSWDFDIFKLEEITDYHPLLYLGMEMFRRFDVFATLNIDENVCKAWLAVIEAHYRKSNTYHNSTHAADVMQATGAFITQLTNKDMHVMDRMEEATALIAAAAHDVDHPGRSSAFLCNSNDALAVLYNDLTVLENHHAAITFKLTLGDDKINIFKNLDKETYKSARSTIIDMILATEMTRHFEHLAKFVSVFGGEEPREHNPQTDEETSILMRRMLIKVADVSNPARPIQFCIEWARRIAEEYFMQTDEEKQRHLPIVMPMFDRATCSIPKSQIGFIEYIIQDMMHAWESFIDMPQLITYMQMNYSQWKKYDEQGVNTLAEIMAKQPPVGKMANSK from the exons ATGATAATTTCCAGCCAGCCGAATTTGGCTGGATCGGCGACGACCACGATTACGACCGCGACCATGACCACCGGTGCCCACATGGGCCAGGAGAGTGCTCCCGGCACTTGCAGCTGTGGGGCAGTGGGCGCGGGCGtggaagtgggcgtggcccctGCTCTGGGGACCAGGCAGTCCCCGTCTCCCCCGAGCCCAGAGACGAGCACATCGAAAACACCATCATCTAGCAGGGATTCATTAACGCGTCCGGCCTCCGAGTCCGAGCTAAATGTGG GCACAGGCACATCGGGCACCAGCTCATCCGGCGGCGGAAACAGCCGTCCAGGTCACCGCAAGTCATCGCTCGCCCTAACCCCGGAAGATGAGCCGATGGACGTCTACCAG CGAAATCTCATGGACCTGAAGTATCCAACCGTACTACCACCGAATCCCCCACTTAAG GCCCTTCTGGTTTTCCACAAGTCGGACAGCATCTGCGAGGCGGTCACCGCGGCCTGCCAGCGCCACCAGCTGGACGTAACGCTGGTCAGGTCCAAGGAGGAGGCGCTGGACACCCTGCAGAAGTCGTATGCCACCGCCCAGTGCTACCACCTAATCATAATTGATGCGCGTTCCACCAAGAACCTGGATGCGGAGCACATTGCCAG AACCATACGTCACACACACGGCCACCATTTAACGACAATAATTGCAGTCTGCAAGAAGAG TTTCTTCGAAAAGGATGATGTGCTAATTGCTCTATTGGACGCTGGCGTTAATAGA TGCGTAGCTGAGACGACCAACCTGGCCATGTGCAGTGTGGAACTGAAGCAGATACTGCACTCCATCATCCGGCCGCACAATGTCATGTCCACTCAACAG GCCCTCTACACGGCGCTCCATCGGCTGAAGGAGGTGGTGCTCATCACGGACGACTTGCTGAGGATTCAGTACGCCAACCGTGCCACCGAGAGGCTGCTCAACATGCGGCTG GACGAGATCATTAGCAAGCAGCTGGAGGACATATTCGTGTCGGACCTGTCCACCATCAGCGAGCAGTGCAAGAACATCAAGGAGTTCGACGGCATCCTGACGGTGCGCAGGAAGAGCCAGGAGGGGATTCCCATGCACGTGCGCGTGGTGCCGGTGGCCTGCATAGGAAG CGCACCCACGCACCTGATTTTCAACTTTGATGTGCCCGGCGGGCAGATGGACTTCATAGCCACGCTGCCGCAGCCCAAGGAGGCGCCGCGGGGCTCGCTGCACTCGGTGCGGCGGTGCAGCTTCGATGTGCGCTCCATCGCCTCGGACGGACTGCGAAGGACCAGCCTGGCCAAGCTGACGTCGCTGCCGCTGGAGGCGCCCATCACTAAA ATAATCAATTTACTATCACAAGTACAGGAGAATTGTTCGGCCGATGAGGCGCGTCTCATCGACAAGGTCTTGGAGTTCCTGAAGCGCGAGGGACTCTACAGTCCGCAAATGAAGGAGATACGGACGGACGACCCCATAGCCACCGACCTGATTGGTGCCCTGCTGACG GGACCCAGCGTGTACTCCTCGCGCCGCAGCTCGAATGACTCCATCATACGCACTGGCAGCTCCACAAGAACGGCCTCCATAGTGCCCGCCAAAATGAAG TCCAACCCCATCATCATGGAACTACTTGACGAATCTCTCAGCTGGGACTTTGACATCTTCAAACTGGAGGAGATCACCGACTACCACCCGCTGCTCTATCTGGGCATGGAGATGTTCCGCCGCTTCGACGTCTTCGCCACCCTGAACATCGATGAGAACGTTTGCAAGGCCTGGCTGGCCGTCATCGAGGCCCACTACCGCAAGAGCAACACATATCACAACAGCACCCATGCCGCGGATGTCATGCAG GCCACAGGCGCCTTCATCACCCAGTTGACCAACAAGGACATGCATGTGATGGATCGCATGGAGGAGGCGACCGCTCTCATTGCCGCCGCTGCCCACGATGTGGATCATCCGGGCCGCTCGTCCGCCTTCCTGTGCAACTCCAACGACGCCCTGGCCGTGCTGTACAACGATCTGACAGTGCTGGAGAACCATCATGCGGCTATTACCTTTAAGCTAACCCTGG GCGACGACAAGATCAACATTTTCAAGAACCTGGACAAGGAGACGTACAAGTCGGCCCGCAGCACCATCATCGACATGATCCTGGCCACCGAGATGACCCGCCACTTTGAGCACCTGGCCAAGTTCGTGAGCGTGTTCGGAGGCGAGGAGCCGCGTGAG CACAATCCCCAGACGGACGAGGAGACGTCCATACTCATGCGCCGCATGCTGATCAAGGTGGCCGATGTGAGCAATCCCGCCCGGCCGATCCAGTTCTGCATCGAGTGGGCCCGCCGCATCGCCGAGGAGTACTTCATGCAGACGGACGAGGAGAAGCAGCGCCACCTGCCCATCGTGATGCCGATGTTCGACCGGGCCACCTGCAGCATACCAAAGAGCCAGATCGGCTTCATCGAATACATCATACAGGACATGATGCACGCCTGGGAGA GCTTTATAGACATGCCGCAGCTGATCACCTACATGCAGATGAACTACTCGCAGTGGAAGAAGTACGACGAGCAGGGCGTCAACACGCTGGCCGAGATCATGGCCAAGCAGCCGCCGGTGGGCAAGATGGCCAACTCCAAATAG